In Vibrio tritonius, the following are encoded in one genomic region:
- a CDS encoding FIST signal transduction protein, translating into MQPNSILNKSMRFLTSVSHDLDERVAISRLSDHLAKADLVSLLCYYTEDYVPDKLVNELRVAFPGIPFIGCSSCKGVMTETGFHLGPVIALMGIYDKHPCAYGTGLINMASCEDKHQIATKAIEQALASADRIGEVPSLVVLHATPGYEESFIDAIDQKFGTQVPIIGGSAADNHIQQQWSIISDKGVSNDGLTMQLFFPSKPLTTGFSAGYSPTEFEGTITKSHNRTIYEIDGKPAKDVYRKWIQLHAGENISEQYIFDHIARFPIGRIAGTIYEQPYYKLTHPLQLTPEGGLELFANVADNESICLMTGSLDQLISRASRVIKEANTKNYHESLVLGAIIIHCGGSMLRLGAEIEKVYAKLLSQMNGQPFICPFTFGEQGRFICGENAHGNLMISSVIFYESE; encoded by the coding sequence ATGCAGCCAAATTCAATACTTAACAAATCGATGCGTTTTCTAACCTCAGTATCTCACGATCTCGATGAAAGGGTTGCTATTTCTCGTTTGAGCGACCATCTAGCTAAAGCTGATCTTGTATCACTGCTTTGTTACTACACCGAAGATTATGTTCCGGATAAGCTTGTTAACGAATTGCGAGTCGCTTTCCCTGGCATTCCATTTATTGGCTGTTCTTCCTGCAAAGGTGTTATGACGGAAACAGGTTTTCATTTAGGACCTGTGATCGCCTTAATGGGGATATATGACAAACACCCATGTGCATACGGCACTGGCCTCATCAATATGGCCTCTTGTGAGGATAAACATCAAATAGCGACAAAAGCAATCGAGCAAGCTCTTGCTAGTGCTGATCGTATTGGTGAAGTGCCGAGTTTAGTCGTTCTACATGCGACACCTGGTTACGAAGAATCATTTATCGATGCTATCGACCAAAAATTTGGAACTCAGGTACCGATTATTGGTGGTAGCGCGGCAGACAATCATATTCAGCAGCAATGGTCTATTATCAGTGACAAAGGTGTCAGTAATGATGGCCTAACGATGCAACTTTTCTTTCCCTCTAAACCACTAACCACAGGCTTTAGTGCTGGTTATTCACCAACCGAGTTTGAGGGAACAATTACTAAATCGCACAACAGAACGATTTATGAAATAGACGGCAAACCAGCCAAAGATGTCTACCGAAAGTGGATTCAACTGCATGCTGGAGAGAATATTTCTGAGCAATATATCTTCGACCATATCGCTCGCTTTCCTATTGGTCGTATTGCAGGAACCATCTATGAACAACCTTATTATAAATTGACTCACCCTCTGCAGCTAACGCCAGAAGGGGGGTTAGAATTGTTCGCTAATGTTGCGGATAACGAATCAATATGTTTAATGACCGGCTCTTTAGACCAGCTCATCTCTCGAGCGTCTCGCGTTATAAAAGAAGCAAATACGAAAAACTATCATGAATCTTTGGTCTTAGGCGCAATCATTATCCACTGTGGTGGCTCAATGCTACGCTTAGGAGCAGAAATTGAGAAAGTATATGCCAAGTTACTTTCTCAAATGAATGGACAACCGTTTATTTGTCCTTTTACTTTTGGCGAACAAGGACGATTCATTTGTGGCGAGAATGCCCACGGCAATCTGATGATTTCATCAGTAATATTTTATGAATCAGAGTAA